The stretch of DNA CTCGGCGCCGGCCCGCGCCTGACCCGCCCCGGAGCGGGCTTGTCGGGCCGGCATCGAGGGCTTATCAAAGTGACGATGGGCCCGGCCAGTTCGAGGCCCGTGCGCGAACCGCCACCGAGAGAGAACCAGCCCATGAGCGATCCCCTCCATTCCAAGGTCCTGATCATTGGCAGCGGCCCGGCCGGCTATACGGCGGCCATCTACACCGCCCGCGCGGCACTCAAGCCGCGCCTCGTCGCCGGGATGCAGCCGGGCGGTCAGATGACGATCACCACCGATGTGGAGAACTATCCCGGTTTCGCCGAGGTCATACAGGGCCCCTGGCTGATGGACCAGATGAAAGCCCAGGCCGAGCATGTCGGGACCGAGATGATAAGCGACCTGATTACGGAGGTGGATTTCACCGGGCGCCCGTTTCGCGCCACCGGGGACAGTGGGCGGATCTACAGTGCCGATTCGGTCATCATCGCCACCGGCGCCCAGGCGAAATGGCTGGGGGTGAAGGGTGAAGACCGGTTCATGGGTTTTGGCGTCTCGGCCTGCGCCACCTGCGACGGATTTTTCTTCCGCGAGCGCGAGGTGCTCGTGGTGGGCGGCGGCAACACGGCGGTCGAGGAAGCCCTCTACCTCACCAATCACGCCGCGAAAGTGACGGTCATCCATCGCCGGGACAGCTTCCGGGCCGAAAAGATTTTACAGGAACGGCTGCTCAAGAACCCTAAGATCACCGTCATCTGGGATACGGTCCTCGAGGAGATCACGGGCGAGGACAACCCGCCCGGCGTCACGGCCGCCCTCCTGAAAAACGTCAAGACCGGCGAAGTCCGGGAACTGAAAGTGGATGGCGTCTTCGTCGCCATCGGCCACAAGCCGTCGACCGACGTTTTCCTCGGCAAGGTGGCGATGGATGGCGACGGATATATCAAAACAGCGCCCGACAGCACGGCGACCGACATCCCGGGCGTGTTCGCGGCCGGCGACGTGAAGGACAAGATCTATCGCCAGGCGGTCACGGCGGCAGGGATGGGCTGCATGGCGGCGCTCGAGGCGGAGAAATTCATCGCCGAACGCGAGGATGCCCGCGAGGCGGCCGAATAGGGCTCCGGCCGCTCACAGCGGCCGGGTTACCTGAACAGGGCCTCCCCTTCGACCCCTTTATAGAGTTCGGCAACGAACGCGCCGTAGCCATTGTAAAGCTGCGTCGGTACCCGCCTGTCAGTGCCCAGGACGCGCTCGGTCGCCTGGCTCCAGCGCGGATGGGCCACTTCCGGGTTCACATTGGCCCAGAATCCGTACTCCTTGGGCTGGATCGCCTGCCACATGGAGACGGGACGCTTGTCCGTGAAGGTGAAGCGCACGATCGATTTGATCGATTTAAAGCCATATTTCCACGGCACCGCCAGACGCAGCGGCGCACCGTTCTGCTTGGGAACCGGCTTGCCATAGAGACCGGTGACGAGGAAGGCGAGCTCGTTGGTCGCTTCGGCCATTGTGAGCCCCTCGGTATAAGGCCAGGGATACCAGGGCTCGCGCTGGCCGGGCGCGATAGCCGGGTCGTGAAACGTCTGCATCGCGACATATCTGGCCGATCCCAGCGGCCGGGCCAGCGCCACCAGGTCCCGGAAAGGGAATCCTGACCACGGCACCACCATGGACCATGCCTCGACGCACCGATGGCGGTAAACGCGCTCCTCGAGTGTCATTCTGGACAGCAACTCGTCGATGCCGATCTCGAAGGGTTTTTCCACCAGCCCGTCGATGGCCACCGTCCAGGGACGGATCTCGAGCGCCTCGGCGGCCCGATAGATGCGCTTGTGGGAACCGAATTCGTAAAAATTATTGTATTGGGTGGCGTAGCTGGCCGGTGTGACCTCGCGGCTGTACTCGTAGCGCATGTTGCGGGCGACGGGGTAGAGCTTGGCCGACGGATCCGCCGCCCAGGCCGGGCCCGGCCGGAGCGCGGTGGCGAGGCCTGTGCCGGCCCCGGCCAGCAGAGGCACGGCCGCCATCGCCTTGAGCAGGCGGCGCCGGTCGAGATAGACGCCTTCCGGTGTCACCTCGGCTTCGGGCAGGTTCCAGGGACGCGTTTTTCGGATCAGCATGGCCGGCTCCTCCAGGCAAAGCCTTACGCCGGATCGGGCCGTTCCACAATTCACAGCCCGTTGAGGGCGCGCCGCGGATGACCCGGGACGGAAGCTGCGCCAGCGAGCGACCGCCTCAGCCGAGCCGGCTGACCGCGTCGGCAATCCGCTCGAGTGCGGCCTCGAGCGCCTCGGTCGAGGTCGCATAGGAAATCCGGAAAAACGGCGACAGGCCGAACGCTTCGCCCGGAACCACCGCGACACCGACGGAATCGAGGAAATATCCCGCGAGTTCGGTATCGGTGCGGATCGTCACCCCGTCAGGTGTGGTGCGGCCGATCAGGCCGGCGCAGGACGGGTAGACGTAGAACGCCCCCTCAGGCGTGGCGCAGCGAATGCCGTCTATCTTGTTCAGCCCGGCCACCACCAGATCGCGGCGCGTTTTGAAGACCTCGTTGCGTTCGGCGATGAAGTCCTGCGGGCCATCAAGCGCCTCGACCGAGGCCGCCTGGCTGATCGAGGACGCGTGCGTCGTGCTCTGGGACTGCACCGTTACCATCGCCTTGATCAGTTCCAGCGGGCCGCCGGCATAGCCGATCCGCCAGCCCGTCATGGCGTAGGCCTTGGAAACGCCGTTGACCGTCAGCGTGCGGTCGTACAGGGCGGGCTCGACCTGGGCCGGCGTGACGAATTCGAAATCGTCATAGACGAGATGCTCGTACATGTCGTCCGACATCACCCAGACATGCGGATGGCGGACCAGCACCTCGGTCAGCGCCTTCATCTCGTCGCGCGTATAGGCCGCGCCGCTCGGATTCGAGGGCGAGTTCAGGATCAGCCATTTGGTCTTGTCGGTAATCGCCTGCTCGAGATCGGCCGCCGTCATCTTGAAATTGGTTTTCTCGTTGCACGCAACCGGCACGGGCGTGCCCTCGCACATCAGCACCATATCGGGATAAGATACCCAGTAAGGCGCGGGGATGATCACTTCATCCCCTGGGTCCAGGCTGGCGAGAAGCCCGTTGTAGAGGACCTGCTTGCCGCCGGTACCGACAATGATCTGCTTGGGATCGTAATCGAGTTCGTTATCGCGCTTGAATTTGCGCGCGATCGCCTCGCGCAGGGCCAGAGTACCGGGCGCGGGGGTATATTTCGTCTGTCCCTCGCGGATGGCCTTGATGGCCGCTTCCTTGATGTTGTCAGGCGTGTCGAAATCGGGCTCGCCGGCGCCGAGGCCGACGATGTCCCGGCCTTCTGCCTTGAGTTCCAGCACCTTGGCGGTCAGGGCATTGGTCGCCGAGGGTTTGATCAGGCCGAGCCGCTTGGCCAGGATGGGCATGGGACACACTCCGGAAGTTGGAACCTGCAGAAAATCGCGCCGGCCCGGCCATGAGCCCTGTTGCCACCGGCCGCGGCCCGGCGCCGGCAACCTAATCCCGGGCCCGGAACGACGCAAGGGCCGAACCCACCGGGGCAGGCGCGCCGGACGGGGCCTCGGGGTCCGATTTGCGGTTGGAAAATGACCCTGCGCGGCCCTAGATTGAGAGATATGACCCGCACCACAGTCGCCACGATCGACCGCCCGGCCGCCGATACCAGCCGGCCTTTCGAGCTTTCGTCCGAATTCGCCCCTGCCGGCGACCAGCCCGAGGCGATCGCCGAGCTGGCCCGCGGACTGGCAGCGGGCGAGCGCGACCAGGTGCTGCTGGGAGTCACCGGCTCGGGCAAGACCTTCACGATCGCCCACGTGATCGAGCGCCTGCAGCGCCCCAGCCTCGTTC from Alphaproteobacteria bacterium encodes:
- the trxB gene encoding thioredoxin-disulfide reductase is translated as MSDPLHSKVLIIGSGPAGYTAAIYTARAALKPRLVAGMQPGGQMTITTDVENYPGFAEVIQGPWLMDQMKAQAEHVGTEMISDLITEVDFTGRPFRATGDSGRIYSADSVIIATGAQAKWLGVKGEDRFMGFGVSACATCDGFFFREREVLVVGGGNTAVEEALYLTNHAAKVTVIHRRDSFRAEKILQERLLKNPKITVIWDTVLEEITGEDNPPGVTAALLKNVKTGEVRELKVDGVFVAIGHKPSTDVFLGKVAMDGDGYIKTAPDSTATDIPGVFAAGDVKDKIYRQAVTAAGMGCMAALEAEKFIAEREDAREAAE
- a CDS encoding pyridoxal phosphate-dependent aminotransferase; translated protein: MPILAKRLGLIKPSATNALTAKVLELKAEGRDIVGLGAGEPDFDTPDNIKEAAIKAIREGQTKYTPAPGTLALREAIARKFKRDNELDYDPKQIIVGTGGKQVLYNGLLASLDPGDEVIIPAPYWVSYPDMVLMCEGTPVPVACNEKTNFKMTAADLEQAITDKTKWLILNSPSNPSGAAYTRDEMKALTEVLVRHPHVWVMSDDMYEHLVYDDFEFVTPAQVEPALYDRTLTVNGVSKAYAMTGWRIGYAGGPLELIKAMVTVQSQSTTHASSISQAASVEALDGPQDFIAERNEVFKTRRDLVVAGLNKIDGIRCATPEGAFYVYPSCAGLIGRTTPDGVTIRTDTELAGYFLDSVGVAVVPGEAFGLSPFFRISYATSTEALEAALERIADAVSRLG
- the msrP gene encoding protein-methionine-sulfoxide reductase catalytic subunit MsrP codes for the protein MLIRKTRPWNLPEAEVTPEGVYLDRRRLLKAMAAVPLLAGAGTGLATALRPGPAWAADPSAKLYPVARNMRYEYSREVTPASYATQYNNFYEFGSHKRIYRAAEALEIRPWTVAIDGLVEKPFEIGIDELLSRMTLEERVYRHRCVEAWSMVVPWSGFPFRDLVALARPLGSARYVAMQTFHDPAIAPGQREPWYPWPYTEGLTMAEATNELAFLVTGLYGKPVPKQNGAPLRLAVPWKYGFKSIKSIVRFTFTDKRPVSMWQAIQPKEYGFWANVNPEVAHPRWSQATERVLGTDRRVPTQLYNGYGAFVAELYKGVEGEALFR